One genomic segment of Terriglobia bacterium includes these proteins:
- a CDS encoding protein kinase — translation MYHTSTRDCRDRGRISGRPDVVYPLNAVETIVSLAAFERLGCRNTRNPYQWIIGVTCSLAANRRQNCALITWSGSSGFVIREIKAMIGQTIGHYLVVEELGAGGMGAVYLARDTRLERPVALKILSKALPANDEVLGRFKREAKAASALNHPNICTVYDIGEHEGRPFIVMELLEGGTLAGPEFAGPMPQEQVIKIGMQIADALEAAHAKGIIHRDIKPANIYVTRRGQIKLLDFGLVKLASPCDPAAAFGSATPTAGAPEGTLTSPGMAVGTVAYMSPEQARGLNVDQRTDLFSAGAVLYQLASGKHPFAGNTPAVTFDAILNWDPAALETLNPQIQPELAKVIYKALEKDQRKRYQSAAELYQDLLSIERRSGATAAGDISFRRTQVNPVNKVQKRLRYFAAGTVIILVAVVMISFFTRWLPDRRTTGRGGRLTLFYSSLAPTRDPAISPDGKMLAFAAEENGRVDLYVSRVAGGARVRLTDDGAQKSEPSFSPDGELVAFTCLPKGSEESEISVIPTLGGAPRVLIPNARQPAWSPSGKRLAFILMAPGEPTALATAARDGSDIHIIMRGDGDYPFLKSPAWSPDETQLAVVRSLGGVYGEIWLVPAGGGPPRRICQDPAGVISDEPVFTYDGKAIVHESNRGGATNLWQVNLDGSSPVQLTTGAGQDRSPTLARDGTIAFLNSRTRSAILVCALKENEPRELLTYSEILWAPSFSPDGLEIAFTRSESDGSWHIWSMPVSGGTPRQITSGSLPEIYPRYTADGSALTYNTWSPGPDRIWKVPRNGGPSVALTPTLQEDDAYADLSPDGQWMAFTRTEQRTAHVFVTALSGGPARRVTNSPSAVPRWSPDGQLIAFSPDRGYSGGIFVIAPDGTGQRRVTRSGGWPVWLPDGKSIGFVAVGPDGNQQIRFVPAEGGDTRVLVPLKLIGTNKPFDVSRDGKWLVTTNSIDVSSEIWLLSREQ, via the coding sequence ATGTACCACACGAGCACTCGGGATTGTCGCGATCGCGGTCGGATTTCCGGCCGCCCGGATGTTGTCTATCCCCTGAACGCCGTCGAAACGATAGTTTCGCTGGCGGCTTTCGAGCGGCTAGGATGCAGGAACACTCGAAATCCGTATCAATGGATCATTGGAGTCACTTGTTCGCTGGCCGCAAATCGCAGGCAGAATTGTGCGCTGATCACGTGGAGCGGGAGTTCGGGATTCGTCATTCGAGAGATTAAGGCAATGATCGGCCAAACCATCGGACATTACCTTGTCGTCGAGGAACTGGGTGCCGGCGGCATGGGTGCGGTCTACCTGGCGCGGGACACGCGCCTTGAACGCCCGGTGGCACTGAAGATCCTGTCCAAAGCGCTGCCCGCCAATGACGAAGTCCTTGGGCGATTCAAGCGCGAAGCGAAGGCGGCATCGGCCCTGAACCACCCGAATATCTGCACCGTCTACGACATTGGCGAGCATGAAGGACGCCCGTTTATCGTTATGGAACTGCTCGAGGGCGGAACGCTGGCAGGTCCGGAGTTTGCCGGTCCTATGCCGCAAGAGCAGGTGATCAAGATCGGCATGCAGATTGCCGACGCGCTCGAAGCAGCCCACGCCAAGGGAATAATTCACCGTGACATCAAGCCCGCCAATATTTATGTAACGCGACGCGGTCAGATAAAACTGCTCGACTTCGGGCTGGTCAAGCTCGCCTCACCTTGCGATCCCGCTGCAGCTTTCGGATCGGCCACCCCCACGGCCGGAGCACCGGAAGGAACGCTCACCAGTCCGGGGATGGCCGTCGGCACCGTCGCATACATGTCGCCCGAACAGGCTCGCGGGCTCAACGTGGATCAGCGTACCGACCTGTTCTCCGCCGGCGCGGTGCTCTACCAGCTCGCTTCCGGCAAACATCCGTTTGCAGGAAACACTCCGGCAGTCACTTTCGATGCCATACTGAACTGGGATCCGGCGGCATTAGAAACACTGAATCCTCAAATTCAGCCTGAGCTGGCGAAGGTTATTTACAAGGCCCTCGAGAAGGATCAGCGAAAGCGCTATCAGAGCGCTGCTGAGCTTTACCAGGACCTCTTAAGCATAGAGAGACGCTCGGGCGCAACCGCTGCCGGCGACATCTCTTTCCGCCGTACGCAGGTAAACCCGGTAAATAAGGTGCAGAAGAGACTGCGCTATTTTGCAGCAGGCACTGTCATCATTCTGGTTGCGGTGGTCATGATCTCATTTTTCACACGATGGCTGCCGGATCGTAGGACCACTGGGCGCGGGGGAAGACTTACGTTGTTCTATTCCTCCCTGGCTCCAACTCGTGACCCAGCAATTTCTCCTGACGGAAAGATGCTGGCTTTTGCCGCGGAAGAAAATGGCCGCGTGGATTTGTATGTAAGCAGGGTCGCGGGCGGGGCGCGAGTGCGTCTCACGGACGACGGCGCGCAGAAATCAGAACCGTCATTTTCCCCCGACGGAGAACTTGTCGCGTTCACTTGCCTGCCCAAGGGGAGCGAGGAATCCGAGATTTCCGTGATTCCCACTCTCGGGGGTGCACCGCGCGTCCTCATTCCCAATGCGAGGCAACCCGCATGGTCCCCAAGCGGCAAAAGGTTGGCTTTTATCCTGATGGCACCCGGCGAACCCACGGCCCTTGCCACGGCGGCGCGCGATGGATCGGATATCCACATCATAATGCGAGGGGACGGAGACTACCCATTCCTGAAATCGCCTGCCTGGTCCCCCGACGAGACACAGCTGGCGGTAGTCCGCAGCCTCGGCGGAGTCTATGGAGAAATCTGGCTTGTGCCTGCCGGCGGCGGGCCCCCCCGACGAATATGCCAAGACCCCGCGGGAGTGATCAGCGACGAACCGGTCTTTACATACGACGGTAAAGCCATAGTTCACGAATCCAATCGCGGCGGTGCGACGAATCTCTGGCAGGTGAATCTCGACGGGAGTTCGCCGGTTCAGCTCACGACGGGAGCGGGGCAGGACCGCTCTCCGACCCTGGCGCGCGATGGTACCATCGCGTTCCTCAATTCACGGACGCGCTCTGCCATTTTAGTATGCGCATTGAAAGAGAACGAGCCCAGGGAGTTGTTGACATACTCGGAGATACTGTGGGCTCCTTCATTTTCCCCCGATGGCCTGGAAATCGCCTTCACTCGCTCCGAGTCGGACGGTTCGTGGCACATCTGGTCCATGCCTGTGTCAGGAGGCACGCCTCGCCAGATTACTTCAGGATCGCTGCCTGAAATCTATCCCCGTTACACGGCCGATGGGAGCGCTCTGACCTACAACACCTGGAGTCCGGGACCCGATCGGATCTGGAAAGTCCCGCGCAACGGCGGCCCGTCCGTTGCCCTGACTCCGACACTGCAGGAAGACGATGCCTATGCGGACTTGTCGCCCGACGGGCAATGGATGGCATTCACCCGCACAGAGCAAAGAACTGCACACGTCTTTGTGACAGCGCTTTCCGGAGGCCCGGCGCGGCGCGTGACGAATTCGCCTTCAGCCGTGCCCCGATGGTCCCCTGACGGCCAACTGATCGCGTTCAGTCCAGACCGCGGGTATTCTGGTGGTATATTCGTAATTGCTCCGGACGGAACAGGCCAGCGCCGTGTCACCCGGAGCGGCGGCTGGCCGGTGTGGCTACCCGACGGCAAATCGATCGGATTCGTGGCAGTGGGCCCTGATGGCAACCAACAGATCCGTTTTGTTCCGGCCGAGGGAGGCGACACGCGCGTCCTTGTTCCGCTGAAACTGATCGGGACCAATAAGCCATTCGATGTTTCTCGGGATGGGAAGTGGCTTGTGACCACCAACAGCATTGATGTTTCTTCGGAGATCTGGCTCCTGAGCCGCGAGCAGTGA
- a CDS encoding class I SAM-dependent methyltransferase, with protein sequence MNAKASTSLAWILGVVLCVLSVGGCASRQQLSDELTQLADKYKTDKGSLLHHYTETYERFFLPMKRSARKIAEIGIGEGASLKMFADYFPQAVIYGLDILDASHLNSGRIKTFIADQSDRKQLAAFIHVNGSDFDLILDDGGHAMQQQQVSFAFLFPYVRPGGYYIIEDVHTSLLDGYGAEPAQGNTTLTMIDHFNRTGRIESRYMTDGEKQYLNDSLSYCCLVSRDQGSSMTCIFKKR encoded by the coding sequence GTGAATGCGAAAGCGAGCACAAGTCTTGCGTGGATTCTTGGGGTGGTTCTCTGCGTTTTGTCAGTTGGCGGGTGCGCAAGCAGGCAACAGCTGTCCGATGAGCTGACGCAGCTGGCAGACAAGTACAAGACGGACAAGGGATCTCTTTTGCATCATTACACCGAAACCTACGAGCGCTTTTTTCTCCCCATGAAGCGGTCGGCCCGAAAGATTGCCGAGATCGGAATTGGGGAAGGCGCATCGTTGAAGATGTTCGCAGATTATTTCCCGCAGGCCGTCATTTATGGACTCGATATCCTTGATGCATCCCATCTCAATTCAGGCAGAATCAAGACCTTCATCGCCGATCAATCCGACAGGAAACAGCTGGCGGCATTCATACATGTGAACGGGTCGGACTTCGATCTCATCCTCGATGACGGCGGCCACGCGATGCAGCAGCAACAGGTTAGTTTTGCATTCCTGTTCCCATATGTCCGGCCGGGCGGATACTACATCATCGAGGATGTGCATACCTCTCTTCTCGACGGCTACGGAGCAGAACCGGCCCAGGGAAATACGACATTGACGATGATTGACCATTTCAATCGCACCGGAAGGATCGAAAGCAGGTATATGACCGATGGCGAAAAACAGTATTTGAACGATAGCCTCAGCTATTGCTGCCTGGTAAGTAGAGATCAGGGTAGTTCAATGACCTGCATCTTTAAAAAAAGGTAG
- a CDS encoding hemerythrin domain-containing protein encodes MWTNDSRREFLRVSTGIGAGLILIGCGSGTRTESGGETNPPKAAGAEKGGEVTATEDLMREHGVLRRALLVYTAVAPRLRRNLSGVPPEALQKTARLFRAFGEEYHERMLEEAYIFPAVKKAGGPAAAYTDILIAQHQRGREITDYIIAVTQGAKLDKGKADVCAQALDSFVLMYRNHAAREDTIVFPAWKQTLTAQQLDEFGDKFEEIEHRQFGADGFEDAVRQISDIEGSLGLSDLSQFTAPPPPKL; translated from the coding sequence ATGTGGACAAACGATAGCCGTCGGGAGTTCCTCAGAGTGTCAACCGGGATCGGAGCCGGTCTGATCCTGATTGGTTGTGGAAGCGGCACCAGAACGGAATCCGGTGGTGAGACGAATCCGCCCAAGGCGGCTGGGGCAGAAAAAGGTGGCGAGGTTACTGCCACCGAAGATTTAATGCGGGAACACGGCGTGTTGCGCCGGGCGCTGCTCGTGTATACGGCCGTGGCGCCGAGATTACGAAGGAATCTCTCCGGAGTCCCGCCGGAAGCTCTTCAAAAGACGGCCAGGCTGTTTCGCGCCTTTGGCGAGGAATACCACGAGAGGATGCTCGAAGAGGCTTACATTTTTCCCGCGGTAAAAAAAGCGGGCGGACCGGCGGCGGCGTACACCGACATTTTGATTGCTCAACATCAGCGCGGGCGCGAGATCACGGATTACATCATTGCGGTCACCCAGGGAGCGAAACTGGACAAGGGCAAGGCGGACGTGTGCGCGCAGGCACTCGATTCCTTCGTGCTGATGTACCGCAATCACGCAGCGCGCGAGGACACGATTGTCTTTCCGGCATGGAAGCAGACGCTCACGGCGCAGCAGTTGGATGAATTCGGCGACAAATTCGAAGAGATCGAGCATCGGCAGTTCGGCGCGGACGGCTTTGAGGATGCTGTCAGGCAGATCAGTGATATCGAAGGCAGCCTTGGTCTGTCCGATCTCTCACAGTTCACGGCTCCGCCCCCGCCGAAACTGTGA
- a CDS encoding ParB/RepB/Spo0J family partition protein, producing MAATKKTRRKKTAPLSIGLTAPQTRTVSDAGLEEIRHTVEADGGAVLGAYSEPFGGKPVLLAALPINKIEPTPYQRDASETHIKRLMDVIEKIGRFLDPVIAIPQRGGGYWTPNGNHRLQALRKLGARSITALLVPEMEVAFKILALNTEKAHNLKEKSLETIRMARALAGKSVRESDYAFEFEEPAFLTLGPCYEKRPRFSGSAYLPVLKRIEEFSDKPLGHAIRKREERAAALLALDDQVTAIVKKLQARGFTSPYLKVFVIARINPIRFSKAQSFDFDEVLSKMEAAAGRLNIDKVREEDIARSGGPAGVD from the coding sequence ATGGCCGCAACCAAGAAAACACGAAGAAAAAAAACCGCTCCTCTGAGCATTGGCTTGACCGCACCTCAAACCCGGACGGTATCCGACGCCGGACTGGAAGAAATCCGGCACACCGTCGAAGCCGACGGAGGTGCAGTTCTGGGAGCATACTCGGAACCATTCGGGGGGAAGCCCGTGCTCCTGGCTGCCCTCCCCATCAACAAGATTGAACCGACGCCCTATCAGCGCGACGCGTCGGAGACACACATCAAGCGATTGATGGACGTCATCGAAAAGATCGGGCGATTCCTCGATCCGGTCATTGCGATCCCGCAGCGTGGCGGCGGTTACTGGACACCCAACGGGAATCATCGGCTTCAAGCCCTCCGCAAGCTTGGTGCGCGCTCCATCACTGCGCTCCTGGTTCCTGAAATGGAGGTGGCATTCAAGATCCTCGCCCTCAACACGGAGAAGGCGCACAACCTGAAGGAGAAGTCACTTGAGACGATTCGAATGGCCCGGGCTCTTGCCGGCAAGTCGGTTAGAGAATCCGATTACGCGTTCGAGTTCGAGGAACCCGCTTTCCTGACGCTCGGGCCTTGTTACGAGAAACGCCCGCGATTCAGCGGCAGCGCATACCTGCCGGTTCTGAAACGCATCGAGGAGTTTTCCGACAAGCCACTCGGGCATGCGATCCGAAAGCGGGAGGAGAGGGCGGCTGCGCTCCTGGCTCTCGACGATCAGGTTACGGCAATTGTGAAAAAACTGCAGGCCCGGGGCTTCACGAGCCCTTACCTGAAGGTGTTTGTAATCGCACGAATTAACCCGATCCGCTTCTCCAAGGCCCAGTCGTTCGATTTCGATGAAGTGCTGTCGAAAATGGAGGCTGCCGCCGGACGCTTGAACATCGACAAGGTCAGGGAAGAAGACATCGCGCGCAGCGGCGGCCCCGCAGGGGTCGATTGA
- a CDS encoding TolC family protein: protein MKIFHTPLRWGRFLKWIGVLLTLSFSTMLSWGPSWGAFAQDQKQVEPTQVPASLMSPIERAEKDGTALHISLKELTKLALQNNLDIAISDTNEAMYQQKVIQNYGFYDPTITLTLQDGRSKSANTNITNRSATGFNQRDNALWNFSMVKNLPTGGGITATFNSSRSDTNQLATLFTPQFQSSASVQFTQPLRRNFRTDQTRGTIKLANLDLKTNDSKFKQSVTTTIASIQNLYWDLVYAIRNYNILRESMELAKITVAQNKAKVEIGTLASITVTEALATQATREINLIQAKATIQSTENSLRNMISNDRNADIWHQTIVPADSPDFNAYTVELDEAIETALKNRPELEQYDLQLQQNDITYQIQKNMKKWQFDLVGSFGANGTAGPQSYSSSGVPTIPVQFVGGLPTAYQTIFTEGLTTWTVGFNIQIPIKNRSVDAQLAQTQISKQQLLMNRTKTEQNVIVQVRNAVEDLETCRQRVETAQVSRKLAEEELKGETQRFEAGMSQNFLLLQRQADLSAAQGEEVQALITYKKAVITLQQNMYNLLEANDFEIAKSPGKGVAAFE, encoded by the coding sequence ATGAAGATCTTTCACACCCCTCTCCGGTGGGGCAGGTTTCTAAAGTGGATTGGTGTTTTGCTGACCCTTTCTTTCTCGACGATGCTTTCATGGGGACCGTCATGGGGAGCATTTGCGCAGGATCAGAAGCAAGTCGAGCCAACCCAGGTTCCAGCCTCGCTGATGAGCCCCATCGAGCGTGCGGAAAAGGACGGGACCGCGCTGCACATCTCGCTGAAGGAACTGACAAAGCTGGCACTTCAAAACAATCTGGATATCGCGATTTCAGACACCAACGAGGCCATGTACCAGCAGAAGGTGATCCAAAACTACGGGTTTTACGATCCCACCATTACCCTGACTCTCCAGGATGGAAGGAGTAAGTCGGCAAACACGAACATTACCAACCGATCGGCAACTGGCTTCAATCAGAGAGATAATGCCCTCTGGAATTTCTCGATGGTAAAGAATCTCCCGACCGGGGGCGGCATAACAGCAACTTTCAATTCCAGCCGGAGCGACACCAACCAGCTGGCGACGCTGTTCACCCCCCAATTCCAATCGAGTGCCTCGGTGCAATTCACGCAGCCGCTGCGGCGAAATTTCCGCACCGACCAGACGCGGGGCACCATCAAGCTCGCCAATCTTGACCTGAAGACCAACGACAGCAAATTCAAGCAGAGTGTCACAACCACGATCGCATCGATTCAAAACCTTTACTGGGACCTGGTTTATGCGATCCGTAATTACAACATCCTGCGCGAGTCGATGGAGTTAGCTAAAATTACCGTGGCACAAAACAAGGCGAAAGTCGAGATTGGCACCCTGGCATCCATCACGGTCACCGAAGCGCTGGCGACTCAGGCCACGCGGGAAATCAACCTGATCCAGGCCAAGGCGACCATTCAAAGCACTGAAAACTCCTTGAGAAACATGATCTCCAATGACCGCAATGCCGACATCTGGCACCAGACCATCGTCCCCGCCGATTCACCGGATTTCAACGCGTATACTGTTGAACTCGATGAGGCCATCGAGACAGCCCTGAAAAATCGGCCTGAACTGGAGCAATACGATCTTCAGTTGCAGCAGAACGACATCACGTATCAGATCCAAAAGAACATGAAGAAATGGCAGTTTGACTTAGTTGGCAGTTTCGGGGCCAACGGCACGGCGGGACCTCAGTCCTATTCCTCATCAGGTGTGCCGACGATCCCGGTGCAGTTCGTTGGTGGCCTTCCCACCGCGTACCAGACGATCTTCACGGAAGGCCTCACTACTTGGACCGTGGGCTTCAACATCCAGATACCGATCAAAAACAGGTCCGTTGATGCGCAGTTGGCGCAAACCCAAATCTCGAAGCAGCAATTGCTCATGAATCGGACCAAGACCGAGCAAAACGTCATCGTGCAGGTCCGCAACGCGGTCGAGGACCTTGAAACCTGCCGACAGCGCGTGGAAACCGCCCAGGTTTCGCGCAAGCTTGCCGAGGAAGAGCTCAAGGGCGAAACCCAGCGCTTCGAGGCCGGCATGAGCCAGAACTTCCTGCTCCTCCAGCGCCAGGCAGATCTCTCAGCAGCGCAAGGCGAGGAAGTGCAAGCTCTGATTACCTACAAGAAAGCCGTTATCACCTTGCAGCAGAACATGTATAACCTGCTCGAGGCCAACGACTTCGAGATTGCCAAGAGTCCAGGCAAGGGCGTGGCTGCCTTTGAGTGA
- a CDS encoding maleylpyruvate isomerase N-terminal domain-containing protein, with protein MFPAGTRLDETARIPVLEALRTVNAALLDLLRGFTAEDWSKPTVHRDRNVKDLTAHLLHGSLRSVTNGRDGYRTTTPLIRGTEDLIAFIQQENREFMTGMRRISPQILVELIAMYDPQMLALFENAVPDDLGTGVVWAGESLSRRWFHIAREYTEKWHHQQQLRDATVRPPLYEPALMVPVLETFARGLPFAYRTYDRPEGTALAIATTGPVSLGWTLHRTGGAWLLWSGTDSAAETSISIPSEIAWRVWTKSMGSNEARAHTEFVGDRDAVNPLVTFVAIMA; from the coding sequence ATGTTTCCTGCCGGAACGCGCTTGGACGAGACCGCACGAATACCCGTGCTGGAAGCGTTGCGGACAGTGAACGCAGCCCTGCTGGATCTTCTGCGCGGATTCACGGCTGAGGACTGGAGCAAACCGACAGTTCATCGGGACCGCAACGTCAAGGATCTTACCGCCCACCTGCTGCACGGCAGCCTCCGCAGCGTCACTAACGGCCGCGATGGCTACAGGACCACGACGCCGCTGATCCGTGGCACGGAAGATCTCATCGCATTCATCCAGCAGGAAAATCGCGAGTTCATGACTGGGATGCGGCGTATCAGCCCGCAGATTTTGGTTGAGCTGATCGCGATGTATGATCCTCAAATGCTGGCACTCTTCGAGAACGCGGTTCCAGACGATCTCGGAACCGGCGTTGTCTGGGCCGGCGAGAGCCTCTCGCGCAGATGGTTCCACATTGCACGCGAATACACTGAAAAGTGGCACCATCAGCAGCAGCTCCGAGATGCCACCGTCCGGCCACCGCTCTACGAGCCGGCCCTCATGGTTCCCGTGCTCGAGACGTTCGCGCGTGGCCTGCCCTTCGCGTACCGTACGTACGACCGGCCCGAGGGAACAGCCCTGGCCATCGCCACAACTGGTCCGGTCAGCTTGGGCTGGACGCTGCACCGCACTGGCGGGGCTTGGCTGCTCTGGAGCGGCACCGATTCGGCTGCTGAAACCTCCATCTCGATTCCTTCCGAGATCGCGTGGCGCGTGTGGACCAAGAGCATGGGGAGTAACGAAGCCCGTGCCCACACGGAGTTCGTTGGCGATCGAGACGCGGTAAACCCACTCGTCACGTTTGTTGCCATTATGGCTTGA
- a CDS encoding protein kinase: MIGKTLGHYKVVEKIGQGGMGEVFLAEDTSLHRKVALKFLPPAMQQDPAAHKRFIREARSAAALDHPYICHINEVGESDGQYFIAMEYVDGRSLKDRLDQAPLPLGEALPIAIEVAEALEAAHTKGIIHRDIKPANIMLTQTGHAKVMDFGLAKQMIPADGIASQEETATALTSEGSTVGTLAYMSPEQLRSQAADARSDIWALGVTLYELVAGERPFQGQSGFELPSAILNQAPRPLPSHVPAALAAVIERCLEKEPGKRYQQAGELRAALEAVRAGTVAPWEAWRYRLGRHPWTVLAAALVAIMAVLVGLDVGGLRARLTTGGQARAVKLAVLPFVNQSGDPEQESFSDGFTQELITQLGGLHPAGLSVIAQYSVMLYKKTETRIDQIGRELGVDFVLQGSTRREANRVRISAELIHVGDQTQIWAHTYEHEVPGIQMVQNELARSVAEALSLRLLTAEKDRLASTRTVSPEAYDAYLKGTSLLKTMKSADIEAAQRNFELALIKDPTYAPAHQGLAAVWMVRQQTDLTPPGEAGPKAKEEALKALALDGNSAVAHRALASVRSWSDWDWAGAEPEWKRALELNPSDANAHAFYAHFLAVRGRADEALPHSQLALKLDPSNALYHGMYAIVLDYLRRYDDALAAARKALSLQPDLGIAIDMFQRYYLNKGMRKEQLAEQRLRVARDPERRAAFERGLGEGGYEGAQRAIADVYAARYEKGQYKDPMGVAFRYLDGGDKDRAMEFLNKAYAAHDPSLAYVGRPHWDRLRGDPRFEALLRRIGLPSK; the protein is encoded by the coding sequence ATGATCGGCAAGACCCTCGGTCACTATAAGGTTGTTGAGAAGATCGGCCAGGGAGGTATGGGAGAAGTATTCCTAGCGGAGGACACATCTCTGCACCGGAAGGTTGCCCTGAAGTTCCTTCCCCCAGCGATGCAGCAAGACCCCGCGGCCCACAAGCGGTTCATTCGTGAAGCCCGTTCGGCGGCGGCGCTCGACCATCCCTACATTTGCCACATCAACGAAGTCGGCGAATCTGACGGCCAGTACTTCATCGCCATGGAGTACGTCGACGGCCGGTCGCTCAAAGACAGGCTGGACCAAGCCCCACTGCCGCTCGGGGAGGCGCTGCCAATAGCCATCGAGGTGGCCGAGGCGCTCGAGGCGGCGCACACGAAAGGGATCATCCACCGGGACATCAAGCCCGCCAACATCATGCTGACGCAGACAGGCCATGCTAAGGTGATGGACTTCGGCCTGGCGAAGCAAATGATTCCGGCCGATGGGATCGCCAGCCAGGAAGAGACGGCCACCGCTCTCACCTCGGAAGGAAGCACCGTCGGAACGCTGGCTTACATGTCGCCGGAGCAGTTGCGCAGCCAGGCCGCCGACGCCCGCAGCGACATATGGGCGTTGGGCGTAACGTTATATGAGCTAGTGGCGGGTGAGCGGCCATTCCAGGGCCAGAGCGGGTTCGAGCTGCCATCGGCGATCTTAAACCAGGCGCCGCGGCCGCTCCCCTCCCACGTGCCAGCGGCATTGGCGGCGGTGATCGAGCGCTGCCTCGAGAAGGAACCAGGAAAGCGCTATCAGCAGGCGGGCGAACTGCGGGCTGCCCTCGAAGCGGTCCGTGCGGGGACGGTGGCCCCCTGGGAGGCGTGGCGCTACCGGTTGGGACGTCATCCCTGGACGGTGCTGGCGGCGGCACTGGTGGCCATCATGGCTGTCCTGGTGGGTTTGGACGTGGGCGGCCTGCGCGCGCGGTTGACCACCGGAGGCCAGGCGCGCGCGGTCAAGCTGGCCGTGCTGCCGTTCGTGAACCAGTCCGGCGATCCGGAGCAGGAGTCCTTCTCCGATGGCTTCACCCAGGAGTTGATCACCCAGCTCGGAGGCCTCCATCCGGCAGGCCTGAGCGTCATCGCCCAGTACTCGGTGATGCTCTACAAGAAGACCGAAACGCGCATCGACCAGATCGGCCGCGAGCTGGGGGTGGACTTCGTCTTGCAGGGAAGCACCCGGCGCGAGGCGAACCGCGTCCGCATCAGCGCCGAGCTGATCCATGTGGGCGACCAGACACAGATCTGGGCCCACACATACGAGCACGAGGTCCCGGGCATCCAGATGGTCCAGAACGAATTGGCGCGGAGCGTGGCCGAGGCGCTGTCGCTTAGGCTGCTGACCGCGGAGAAAGACCGCCTGGCCTCCACCCGGACAGTCAGTCCCGAGGCCTACGATGCCTATCTCAAGGGCACCTCCCTCTTGAAGACAATGAAGTCGGCGGACATAGAGGCGGCCCAGCGCAACTTCGAGCTGGCTCTGATCAAAGACCCCACCTATGCTCCAGCCCACCAGGGGTTGGCGGCGGTCTGGATGGTCCGCCAGCAGACGGATTTGACACCGCCGGGTGAAGCTGGGCCCAAGGCCAAAGAGGAAGCCCTGAAGGCCCTTGCTCTGGATGGCAATTCCGCGGTGGCGCACAGGGCGCTGGCTTCGGTCAGGTCGTGGTCAGACTGGGACTGGGCCGGCGCCGAGCCGGAGTGGAAGCGCGCCCTGGAGCTCAACCCCAGCGATGCGAACGCGCACGCGTTCTATGCCCACTTCCTGGCGGTACGAGGGCGCGCGGACGAGGCTCTCCCGCACAGCCAGCTGGCGCTCAAGCTGGACCCGTCCAATGCGCTGTACCATGGCATGTACGCGATAGTCCTGGATTACCTTCGGCGCTACGACGATGCACTCGCCGCGGCCCGCAAGGCGCTCTCCCTTCAGCCTGATTTGGGGATCGCCATCGATATGTTTCAGCGTTACTACCTCAACAAGGGGATGCGCAAAGAGCAACTGGCCGAGCAGAGACTGAGGGTCGCCCGCGACCCCGAACGACGCGCGGCTTTCGAACGGGGCCTCGGCGAAGGCGGGTACGAAGGCGCGCAGCGGGCCATCGCCGACGTTTATGCGGCACGGTATGAAAAGGGCCAATATAAAGATCCTATGGGCGTCGCCTTCCGGTATCTCGACGGCGGTGATAAGGACCGTGCGATGGAGTTTCTCAACAAAGCCTACGCAGCTCACGATCCCTCGTTG